The genomic stretch AACTCATCGGCGAGGTCCAGGACGTGACCACCCGCTGACCGGACACGTCTCACCGCACTCCGACCACCGGCGACCCGGCCAAACTCAGGGTCGCCGGTGGTCGGGGGACGTGGCGGACCGTCCCTGTTCGGAGGGCGGTCGGGGGACGAACCGGGTCGGTTGCGCCGAGGTGATCGGGGACTACCGGTTTCCCGTCCGGGCTGACAGGCTCTGGGCACCGTGCGGCGGGGCGGGTCGGGGTCCCCGTCCCCGCGCCACGGCCGACCGGCAACCACTGCCGGCCGGGGCGGCTCGGCCGGAGGGGAAGCAGGGGTGCGACGACTGCGGCGGGTCGCCGTCTCGGGTCTCGGCACGTTCGTGCTGACCGTGCTCCTGCCGGCCGGTCCGGCCCAGGCTGCCGCCCCGACGCCGTTTCCACCGGGCACGCCGCTGACCAGGGCCGCCGGTGTGTTCAGCGCAGTCATCCTGTTCGCCCTCGCGGTGGCGGTGCTGCGTGGTGGCCCCCGCCCGACACCTCCGCCCGGGGCAGGTCCCGATCCGTCCCCGGACGCCGATCCGGCGCTGCCGGCCGCGTCGGGACGTCAGGTCGCCGTCCTGACGCCGGACGCCTCCGCCCCGGCACTGACCCTGACCGACCGCTTCTCGCCATCACACACCGAGGAACTGCCCGCCCACACCGCCGTTCGGCCCCGCCCGGCGGGGCTCGCCGTCGCGCCGAGCCCGGGTACGCGGTTCCACCCGCCGGTAGGACGGACCGCCCCGGACCGGTCCAGGGTCGATCCGTACACCCTGGCAGTCGAGGTCAGCCTCGACGGCCGGACGGCCACGGTGTCGCTCGACGGTGCCCGCGCCGGTCGTCCCGGCCCGCCGCACACCTGGTGCCCCGGTGCCGAGGCGTCCTGCTCGGCGCCCCTCGCGCTCCTGCTCGGCGAGGCGTCCGGCCGCTGCCTCCGGGTCGACCTGGCCCGCTGCCCGGACGCGGTAGCCGTCGGCGGGCCGCCGACTCAGCGATGGTGGTACACGCTGCGGCTGGTCCGTCAGGTCATCGCCGCCGGTGGTCAGGTCACCGTGGTGGGCGACCTGATCGACGACCGCTTCCCGGCGCAGTGCCACCGGGTCGCTGCCCTCCGCCGGGGTTGGCTTGCGGCGGTCTGCCATGAGTCGCCGGGTGGTCGCCGTCAGCCGGTGACCGTGGGAAGCGAGGAAGGCGTCCGCCTCTGCGGGCGCTGCGCGCCGCAGTTCTCGGACGGCTACACCCACGGAGGTCTGTACGAAGCGTTCTGGATCGTCGAGCAGCAGATCGAGGAGTTTGATGGGGGTGTCGGTCTCTCCGGCCCGGATCAGTTGGAAGGCTGCGGTGATCGCGGTGCGCCGTTCCCAGACGCTCGGTGAGTGGGCGAGCATGAAGAGCGGTGCGTGGGACCTTCCCAGCAGGTAGTCACCCACGACACGAGGGGCCGCGCGGTCGACGAGGTCCCAACTGTCGATGTGTTCGTGCTCGGCGAGGTACAGGTCGAAGAGGGCTTTTCGGTCGTCGGCGGAGATGGCGCGCGCTCGGGCGCGAAAGTCGAGGATGCACACCGCGACGAGGCGTGCTTCATACCATTCACTTCTCAGTAGCGTCCGCACGTCGTCGAGTGAGGTGGACCGCAACGACTTCGCGAGATCGAACACGAACTTCATGCGGACGCCGATGACCTGATCGATGGGTATCCGCCTGCTGGTTCTCTCCCGCTCGTCCGGGGTGGCCAACTCGCGGAGTCGAGTGATGATCGCGTCGGGGGAGTCCGGTTCACCCATGCGACTGGTTGTCCGGTGCGAGGGGCTGAACCAGCATGGTGCGCCAGGTCTCCTGGGCGGGCCAATCTGTGGGGTTCGGTGTGCTGTCGAGTTTGAACCATTGGTACGTCTCCCATGGCGCACCTACGGGAACGAGCCCGGCACTGTCGCCCTCGGCCAGGGCGGCGTATGCCCCGCCGAGGCGCTGATGGCTCCCGAAGTGCAGGTGGGTGAGTGCCGGCCCTTTGTGGAGGGAACCCACGGAGACGGTGTCGTCACCGATGATCGTGTCGTCCACCGGTAGCCCTACTTCGACATCCATCTCTGTCTCGTCGACGGAGTGGTATCGCACGTATGCATGCTCGGATGACGCCTCGCCCTGGGTCTGCAGGGTGGACCAGATCGCAGCGAGCGCTCGCCCCTGACAATCGCGCAACTGCGTGACAGCGACGGTTTCCCGGACAAAGAGAACTCGGGGAATGTGGATGTGCTGGATGTCGGTGGAGTTGCTCGGTGATCCGTGGAGCCTGGTGATCATGCGGGACATCATCTTCTGCGACCACCGCTCGTTCAGGGAACTGCTCACGAAGTCGGGAGAGCACATCACCCCGCCCACGCTCTCACGCCGACTCGCGGATCTCGTGGACATGGGCAGTAAGCATTCAGGGCCACTCCATGACGTAGCCGTTGGTGGCAGTGTGTGATGGGTGGTGGCGGTCGTTGCTCGTGGTGGGTTAGCCGGGTGCCCAGGCGGGTGGTGTCCAGGGTCGGCCGAGGATGGCGTCGCGGATGGCGGTCATGACATCCGCGCCGTGTTTGGTCACTGTGGAGACGTAACCGCGGATGGCGTAGCGGTGTTCGGTGACCTTCTCGCTGGTGAGCCGTCCGGAGATCTTCTGCTGGGTCTTCGCGGGCCGTAGGTCGCGTTCGGCCTGGTTCGACGTGG from Micromonospora craniellae encodes the following:
- a CDS encoding DNA alkylation repair protein, which encodes MGEPDSPDAIITRLRELATPDERERTSRRIPIDQVIGVRMKFVFDLAKSLRSTSLDDVRTLLRSEWYEARLVAVCILDFRARARAISADDRKALFDLYLAEHEHIDSWDLVDRAAPRVVGDYLLGRSHAPLFMLAHSPSVWERRTAITAAFQLIRAGETDTPIKLLDLLLDDPERFVQTSVGVAVRELRRAAPAEADAFLASHGHRLTATTRRLMADRRKPTPAEGSDPVALRREAVVDQVAHHGDLTTGGDDLTDQPQRVPPSLSRRPADGYRVRAAGQVDPEAAAGRLAEQEREGRRAGRLGTGAPGVRRAGTTGAGTVERHRGRPAVEADLDCQGVRIDPGPVRGGPSYRRVEPRTRARRDGEPRRAGPNGGVGGQFLGV